The Blastomonas fulva genome contains a region encoding:
- a CDS encoding dihydrolipoyl dehydrogenase family protein, which translates to MKYSHDVIVIGAGSAGLVCSGGLAMFGLKPLLIERAAMGGDCLNTGCVPSKALISAAHRAHDMRNAAEFGMASVEPKVDFRAVHAAVHQAITTIEPHDSVERFEGLGVEVVRGDATFTGPKSVVVGGTTYTAPRIVIAVGSRAYVPPIKGLEAVAYLTNHNVWDLTELPQRLIVLGGGPIGMEMAQAFRRLGSEVVVATKGRPFPKDDADAARIVIDRLTGEGIELIHDAEADAVAKTDQGLTLTLKDGRTITGTHLLIATGREVNFDGLGLEAAGVKYDKKGILVDARRRTSAKHIYAIGDCRDGPRFTHASGYEGGNVALEISLGVPTKANYAALPWVTYTDPELAQVGMTEDEARKAHGDKITVWREDFDHNDRAVTEREITGFVKLVKKGSKVIGGTVVGRGAGDLILPIAMMIAGKSSTFGVASLIVPYPNRSEHIKAAAFASDEGKVFNKWSRGWARFLARRRR; encoded by the coding sequence ATGAAATATTCGCACGACGTGATCGTCATCGGGGCAGGGTCTGCCGGGCTGGTCTGCTCGGGCGGGCTGGCGATGTTCGGGCTGAAGCCGCTGCTGATCGAGCGCGCGGCGATGGGGGGCGATTGCCTCAACACCGGCTGCGTGCCCAGCAAGGCGCTGATCTCCGCCGCGCACCGCGCGCACGACATGCGCAACGCCGCCGAGTTCGGCATGGCCTCGGTCGAGCCCAAGGTCGATTTCCGCGCGGTGCACGCAGCGGTGCATCAGGCGATCACAACCATCGAACCGCACGACAGCGTCGAACGGTTCGAGGGGCTCGGGGTCGAGGTGGTGCGCGGCGATGCGACGTTCACCGGCCCCAAGAGCGTTGTGGTGGGTGGCACCACCTACACCGCGCCGCGGATCGTCATCGCGGTGGGCAGCCGCGCGTACGTCCCGCCGATCAAGGGGCTCGAGGCGGTTGCGTACCTCACCAACCACAATGTCTGGGACCTGACCGAACTGCCGCAGCGGCTGATCGTGCTGGGTGGCGGACCGATCGGCATGGAGATGGCGCAGGCGTTCCGGCGGCTTGGGTCTGAGGTCGTGGTCGCCACCAAGGGTCGCCCGTTCCCCAAGGATGACGCAGATGCCGCCAGGATCGTGATCGACCGGCTGACCGGCGAGGGGATCGAGCTGATCCATGATGCCGAGGCCGATGCGGTGGCCAAGACTGACCAAGGCCTCACGCTGACGCTCAAGGATGGACGCACGATCACCGGCACGCATCTGCTGATCGCCACCGGGCGCGAGGTCAACTTCGACGGGCTGGGGCTTGAGGCCGCTGGCGTCAAATACGACAAGAAGGGCATCCTGGTCGATGCCCGGCGGCGGACCAGCGCGAAACACATCTACGCCATCGGCGATTGCCGCGATGGCCCACGCTTCACCCATGCCAGCGGTTATGAGGGCGGCAATGTCGCGCTCGAGATCAGCCTGGGGGTGCCGACCAAGGCGAATTATGCCGCGCTGCCCTGGGTCACGTACACCGACCCCGAACTCGCGCAGGTTGGCATGACCGAGGACGAGGCGCGCAAGGCGCACGGCGACAAAATCACCGTCTGGCGCGAGGACTTCGACCACAACGACCGCGCGGTGACCGAGCGCGAGATCACCGGCTTCGTCAAATTGGTCAAGAAGGGCAGCAAGGTTATCGGCGGCACCGTAGTCGGGCGCGGCGCGGGCGACCTGATCCTGCCGATCGCGATGATGATCGCGGGCAAATCCTCGACCTTCGGCGTCGCCAGCCTGATCGTGCCGTATCCGAACCGTTCGGAGCATATCAAGGCGGCGGCGTTTGCCTCGGATGAGGGCAAGGTGTTCAACAAGTGGTCGAGAGGCTGGGCGCGGTTCCTGGCACGGCGGCGGCGGTAG
- a CDS encoding 2-hydroxychromene-2-carboxylate isomerase: protein MTAQIEFCFDLSSPWTYLAFHNIRPLAARHGAAIRWTPILVGGVFNAANPSVYAARENASSPKFRHMGKILRDWAQWTGVELHFPAPWHPLKSIHAMRAACALEDDQAALERFAEAAFHAYFVEQRNLDDPAEITAVAGAIGMDGAALIAAANSQPVKDRLRANTDALVARGGYGSPSIFVGSTDMYFGNDQLPLVEQALKRAKGESIS, encoded by the coding sequence ATGACCGCCCAAATCGAATTCTGCTTCGACCTCTCCAGCCCGTGGACATATCTCGCGTTCCACAACATCCGCCCGCTGGCAGCAAGACACGGGGCGGCGATCCGCTGGACCCCGATCCTGGTCGGCGGGGTGTTCAACGCCGCGAACCCCTCGGTCTATGCCGCGCGCGAAAATGCGAGCAGCCCCAAGTTCCGGCATATGGGAAAGATCCTGCGCGACTGGGCGCAATGGACCGGGGTGGAGTTGCACTTCCCCGCGCCATGGCACCCACTCAAGAGCATCCACGCCATGCGTGCCGCCTGCGCGCTGGAGGATGACCAGGCTGCGCTCGAGCGCTTTGCCGAGGCTGCCTTCCATGCCTATTTCGTCGAACAGCGCAATCTCGACGATCCTGCGGAAATCACAGCTGTCGCCGGCGCCATCGGCATGGATGGCGCAGCGCTGATTGCTGCGGCGAACAGCCAGCCGGTCAAGGACCGCCTGCGCGCCAACACCGACGCATTGGTGGCACGCGGCGGCTATGGTTCGCCCTCGATTTTCGTGGGAAGCACCGATATGTATTTTGGCAACGACCAGTTGCCGCTGGTGGAACAGGCGCTGAAGCGCGCCAAGGGAGAGAGCATTTCATGA
- a CDS encoding SDR family oxidoreductase, whose translation MHIFLTGATGLVGGALAGALLDAGHRVTALVRGEGRDVLDMDARDRIGEIDVLQGDVALPGFGLAGPPQDIDLLVHCAATVDFAAADAVHQAVNVGGTAHAIALAQAWNCPLLHVSTAYVCGRAGGLIAETAANPAADFTNGYEASKARAEALVDAARAHGLAAAIARPAIIVGRLSDGAIARIDGFHHLFRLFGSPLLGAVPAASDAAFAIVPICHVTAGLMAIVQGFAAFDGQRVHLVGAAPFAMTDMLAIVGDYPGTVPATIMPPPDYHASERDRRVAMVHRRIGPQFFDYFQRSPRFSGEALARLADIPPPVIDEPAFRRMIDHCIRAGFLDWG comes from the coding sequence ATGCACATCTTCCTGACCGGGGCGACCGGACTGGTCGGCGGAGCGCTGGCGGGCGCGCTGCTTGATGCCGGGCACCGCGTCACTGCGCTGGTGCGCGGCGAAGGGCGCGATGTGCTCGACATGGATGCGCGCGACCGGATTGGCGAGATCGACGTGCTGCAGGGCGATGTCGCGCTGCCAGGTTTCGGCCTGGCCGGGCCGCCGCAGGATATCGACCTGCTGGTCCACTGCGCCGCCACGGTCGATTTCGCCGCAGCCGATGCGGTGCATCAGGCGGTCAATGTCGGCGGCACTGCGCACGCCATCGCGCTGGCGCAGGCGTGGAACTGCCCACTGCTCCACGTCTCTACCGCTTATGTCTGCGGCCGCGCCGGCGGGCTGATCGCCGAGACCGCCGCCAATCCCGCCGCCGATTTCACCAACGGATACGAGGCCAGCAAGGCGCGCGCCGAAGCGCTGGTCGACGCGGCGCGTGCGCACGGCCTGGCCGCTGCGATCGCGCGCCCGGCGATCATCGTCGGGCGGTTGAGCGACGGCGCGATTGCGCGGATCGACGGCTTCCATCATCTGTTCCGGCTGTTCGGATCGCCACTTCTGGGCGCGGTCCCCGCAGCGAGCGACGCCGCCTTTGCCATCGTGCCGATCTGCCACGTCACCGCCGGGCTGATGGCGATAGTGCAAGGTTTCGCCGCGTTCGACGGCCAGCGGGTGCACCTTGTCGGCGCCGCGCCATTCGCGATGACGGACATGCTGGCGATCGTCGGCGATTATCCCGGCACTGTGCCCGCGACGATCATGCCGCCGCCCGACTATCATGCCAGCGAACGCGACCGGCGGGTGGCGATGGTCCACCGGCGGATCGGCCCGCAATTCTTCGACTATTTCCAGCGCAGCCCGCGTTTTTCCGGGGAGGCGCTCGCCAGGCTGGCCGACATTCCCCCGCCGGTGATCGACGAACCTGCGTTCAGGCGGATGATCGACCACTGCATCCGGGCAGGATTTCTGGACTGGGGCTAA
- a CDS encoding methyltransferase domain-containing protein, which produces MNLENSREYYGKVLSESADLRTDACTTSERPPMAVIKALANVHADVKARYYGCGLIAPSAIEGARILDLGSGSGQDAYILAQLVGEHGEVVGVDATPEQLAIANAHLEWHRETFGYAKSNVRFVEGDIEKLDALDLEPGSFDIIVSNCVINLVGDKAKVFADAHRLLKPGGEMYFSDVYSSRRVPQHLLTDPVLHGECLSGALYWGDFLKLSKAAGFTDPRLVKDRPLGIGDPRIAEMLDGIDFFSATYRLFKLDDLEPECEDYGQAVVYLGTVEGEERVFTLDKHHLIERGRIFPICGNSWKMLSDTRFAEHFQFIGDFSTHYGVFAGCGGGLPYAQSTGEDGDLVGCC; this is translated from the coding sequence ATGAATCTCGAAAATTCGCGTGAATATTACGGCAAAGTGCTGTCCGAGTCCGCCGACCTGCGCACCGATGCGTGCACCACGTCGGAACGCCCGCCGATGGCGGTGATCAAGGCGCTGGCCAATGTCCATGCGGATGTGAAGGCGCGCTATTATGGCTGCGGGCTGATCGCGCCGTCAGCAATTGAAGGCGCGCGGATCCTCGATCTGGGTTCGGGCTCGGGCCAGGATGCGTATATCCTCGCGCAGTTGGTAGGCGAACACGGCGAGGTCGTCGGCGTCGATGCGACTCCCGAACAGCTCGCCATCGCCAACGCGCATCTCGAATGGCACCGCGAGACCTTTGGCTATGCAAAATCGAACGTGCGCTTTGTCGAGGGCGACATTGAAAAGCTCGATGCGCTCGATCTGGAACCGGGCAGCTTCGACATCATCGTCTCCAACTGCGTGATCAATCTCGTCGGCGACAAGGCCAAGGTGTTCGCCGATGCGCACCGGCTGCTCAAGCCCGGCGGCGAGATGTATTTCTCCGATGTCTATTCGAGCCGGCGGGTGCCGCAGCATCTGCTGACCGATCCGGTGCTCCACGGCGAGTGCCTGTCGGGCGCGCTCTATTGGGGCGATTTCCTCAAGCTCTCCAAGGCCGCCGGTTTCACCGATCCGCGTCTGGTCAAGGACCGTCCGCTGGGCATCGGCGATCCGCGCATTGCCGAAATGCTCGACGGGATCGATTTCTTCTCGGCCACCTACCGGCTGTTCAAGCTCGACGACCTCGAGCCCGAGTGCGAGGATTATGGCCAGGCGGTGGTCTATCTGGGAACCGTCGAGGGCGAGGAGCGCGTGTTCACGCTCGACAAGCACCACCTGATCGAGCGCGGGCGGATCTTCCCGATCTGCGGCAACAGCTGGAAGATGCTGAGCGATACGCGCTTTGCCGAGCACTTCCAGTTTATCGGTGACTTCTCGACGCATTACGGCGTGTTCGCTGGCTGCGGAGGCGGACTGCCCTATGCCCAGAGCACGGGCGAGGATGGCGATCTGGTGGGGTGCTGTTGA
- a CDS encoding crotonase/enoyl-CoA hydratase family protein, with product MNDRVSITIANHVADVRLNRADKMNALDPAMFDGIIAAIDRLGSEPGVRAVVLSGEGRSFCAGLDMASFTASGGGSGGDAPAALTDRTYGNANKFQQVAFGWRKLPMPVIAAVHGVCFGGGLQIMSGACMRIIAPDARLSVMEMRWGLIPDMGGYALWRGTVRDDVLRELTYTNREFSGEEAGRIGFATHLDADPHARAMAIATDIASKNPDAVRAAKDLFNRAPDLDTDAILMEESVLQDQIIRTPNQMEAVFAFMQKRPANFS from the coding sequence ATGAACGACCGGGTCAGCATCACTATCGCAAACCATGTCGCCGATGTCCGGCTGAACCGCGCGGACAAGATGAACGCGCTCGACCCGGCGATGTTCGATGGCATCATCGCCGCGATCGACCGTCTGGGCAGCGAACCCGGCGTGCGCGCGGTGGTCTTGTCGGGCGAGGGGCGCTCGTTCTGCGCCGGGCTCGACATGGCAAGCTTCACCGCGTCGGGCGGTGGGTCGGGCGGGGATGCACCCGCCGCGCTTACCGACAGGACCTATGGCAACGCCAACAAGTTCCAGCAGGTCGCGTTCGGCTGGCGCAAGCTACCGATGCCGGTGATCGCCGCGGTGCACGGGGTGTGTTTCGGCGGTGGTCTGCAGATCATGTCGGGCGCGTGCATGCGCATCATCGCGCCCGATGCGCGGCTGTCGGTGATGGAAATGCGCTGGGGGCTGATCCCCGACATGGGCGGCTATGCTTTGTGGCGCGGCACCGTGCGCGACGATGTGCTGCGCGAGCTCACTTACACTAACCGCGAGTTCTCGGGTGAGGAGGCGGGCCGCATCGGCTTTGCGACGCATCTCGATGCCGATCCCCATGCCCGCGCGATGGCCATCGCCACCGACATTGCATCCAAGAACCCGGACGCGGTGCGCGCCGCCAAGGACCTGTTCAACCGGGCCCCGGACCTCGACACCGATGCCATCCTGATGGAGGAAAGCGTGCTGCAGGACCAGATCATCCGCACGCCCAACCAGATGGAGGCGGTGTTCGCGTTCATGCAGAAACGGCCTGCCAACTTCAGCTGA